Proteins found in one Sorghum bicolor cultivar BTx623 chromosome 1, Sorghum_bicolor_NCBIv3, whole genome shotgun sequence genomic segment:
- the LOC8082283 gene encoding isoflavone 2'-hydroxylase isoform X2, with protein MDVALSTTMAVAVVIALFIPALLLTLVQRRQHTGHNKPPPDPPEPRGIPLVGHLHLLIKKPLHRTLAHLADRQRHGDVLGLRFGSTTRVAVVSSASVAQQCLVALDTSFGNRPRLPSAKILSYDWSTMGHSNCGAFWRQVRRTAATEISSVERVQHFADVHEQEARAMARRLCRVALAASEGRALVDVKARLWEMLMNGLLDMLCKRTSSRSDEQDDTVEVSEEARCFMAMVEETMELTLTVWDFLPAPARWLLDVNAVGRRLQRLQADRTEFLQRLIEEHKEMEKGGEVTRRTLVRVLLELQKKDPEACTDQLIRSSCISAIEAGALSTSYTIEWVMSLLLNYPHVMKKARDEIDACVGEPKRLLEATDLPKLPYLRCIILETLRLYPVVPLLIPRESSTDCMVSGFHIPKGTMLVVNAFAIHRDPGTWDDPETFLPERFEDGRNQAQAGKMVDLSFGMGRRRCPAENLGMQLAGIALGTMIQCFNWERVGTELVDMAEGSGLTMAKKVPLEAFCRPRASMLHLLSQI; from the exons ATGGACGTTGCCTTAAGCACCACCATGGCTGTAGCTGTAGTCATCGCCCTTTTCATCCCTGCACTGCTGCTGACACTGGTGCAAAGAAGACAGCACACTGGCCATAATAAGCCACCTCCGGATCCGCCGGAGCCCAGAGGCATTCCCCTAGTGGGGCACCTCCACCTCCTGATAAAGAAGCCACTCCACCGCACCCTCGCCCACCTCGCCGACCGCCAACGCCATGGAGACGTCCTGGGCCTGCGATTCGGCTCCACCACCCGAGTCGCGGTTGTGTCCTCCGCCTCAGTCGCCCAGCAGTGCCTTGTCGCACTGGACACCTCGTTCGGCAACCGCCCGCGACTGCCGTCCGCGAAGATCCTCTCCTATGACTGGTCGACCATGGGGCATTCCAACTGCGGGGCATTCTGGCGCCAAGTCCGGCGCACCGCCGCCACGGAGATCTCCTCCGTGGAACGAGTGCAGCACTTCGCCGATGTCCACGAGCAGGAGGCGCGGGCCATGGCACGCCGCCTTTGTCGTGTGGCGCTTGCTGCTTCTGAGGGGCGAGCTCTTGTAGACGTCAAGGCACGGCTGTGGGAGATGCTAATGAACGGCTTACTGGACATGCTCTGCAAGAGGACGTCCTCTCGGAG TGACGAACAGGACGACACCGTGGAAGTGAGTGAGGAAGCCCGATGCTTCATGGCCATGGTGGAGGAGACGATGGAGCTCACGTTGACGGTGTGGGACTTCCTACCGGCACCGGCACGGTGGCTGCTGGACGTTAACGCGGTGGGTCGCCGGTTACAGCGACTGCAAGCAGACAGGACTGAGTTTTTGCAGAGGTTGATTGAGGAGCACAAGGAGATGGAGAAGGGCGGTGAAGTAACACGCAGGACGTTGGTCCGGGTGCTGCTGGAACTGCAAAAGAAGGACCCCGAGGCCTGCACGGATCAGCTCATCCGCTCCTCGTGTATT AGTGCAATCGAAGCTGGGGCACTTAGTACAAGCTATACAATTGAGTGGGTGATGTCTCTCTTGCTAAACTACCCTCACGTCATGAAGAAAGCTCGCGATGAAATCGATGCATGCGTTGGGGAACCTAAACGCCTGCTGGAGGCGACTGATCTCCCCAAGTTGCCATACCTTCGATGCATCATCCTAGAGACGCTTCGGCTGTACCCAGTGGTACCACTTCTGATTCCTCGTGAATCCTCTACCGATTGCATGGTCAGTGGGTTCCATATTCCCAAAGGAACGATGCTTGTCGTGAATGCATTTGCCATCCATAGGGATCCTGGGACATGGGATGACCCAGAAACCTTCCTCCCGGAAAG GTTTGAGGATGGCAGGAACCAAGCGCAAGCGGGCAAGATGGTGGATCTGTCATTTGGCATGGGGAGACGACGGTGCCCAGCAGAGAACCTGGGGATGCAGTTGGCAGGCATTGCTTTGGGAACTATGATCCAGTGCTTCAACTGGGAACGAGTGGGCACGGAGCTAGTGGACATGGCTGAGGGCTCTGGCCTAACCATGGCAAAGAAGGTTCCTCTGGAGGCCTTCTGTCGACCTCGTGCTTCTATGCTCCATCTTCTTTCAcaaatctaa
- the LOC8082283 gene encoding isoflavone 2'-hydroxylase isoform X1 yields MDVALSTTMAVAVVIALFIPALLLTLVQRRQHTGHNKPPPDPPEPRGIPLVGHLHLLIKKPLHRTLAHLADRQRHGDVLGLRFGSTTRVAVVSSASVAQQCLVALDTSFGNRPRLPSAKILSYDWSTMGHSNCGAFWRQVRRTAATEISSVERVQHFADVHEQEARAMARRLCRVALAASEGRALVDVKARLWEMLMNGLLDMLCKRTSSRSSDEQDDTVEVSEEARCFMAMVEETMELTLTVWDFLPAPARWLLDVNAVGRRLQRLQADRTEFLQRLIEEHKEMEKGGEVTRRTLVRVLLELQKKDPEACTDQLIRSSCISAIEAGALSTSYTIEWVMSLLLNYPHVMKKARDEIDACVGEPKRLLEATDLPKLPYLRCIILETLRLYPVVPLLIPRESSTDCMVSGFHIPKGTMLVVNAFAIHRDPGTWDDPETFLPERFEDGRNQAQAGKMVDLSFGMGRRRCPAENLGMQLAGIALGTMIQCFNWERVGTELVDMAEGSGLTMAKKVPLEAFCRPRASMLHLLSQI; encoded by the exons ATGGACGTTGCCTTAAGCACCACCATGGCTGTAGCTGTAGTCATCGCCCTTTTCATCCCTGCACTGCTGCTGACACTGGTGCAAAGAAGACAGCACACTGGCCATAATAAGCCACCTCCGGATCCGCCGGAGCCCAGAGGCATTCCCCTAGTGGGGCACCTCCACCTCCTGATAAAGAAGCCACTCCACCGCACCCTCGCCCACCTCGCCGACCGCCAACGCCATGGAGACGTCCTGGGCCTGCGATTCGGCTCCACCACCCGAGTCGCGGTTGTGTCCTCCGCCTCAGTCGCCCAGCAGTGCCTTGTCGCACTGGACACCTCGTTCGGCAACCGCCCGCGACTGCCGTCCGCGAAGATCCTCTCCTATGACTGGTCGACCATGGGGCATTCCAACTGCGGGGCATTCTGGCGCCAAGTCCGGCGCACCGCCGCCACGGAGATCTCCTCCGTGGAACGAGTGCAGCACTTCGCCGATGTCCACGAGCAGGAGGCGCGGGCCATGGCACGCCGCCTTTGTCGTGTGGCGCTTGCTGCTTCTGAGGGGCGAGCTCTTGTAGACGTCAAGGCACGGCTGTGGGAGATGCTAATGAACGGCTTACTGGACATGCTCTGCAAGAGGACGTCCTCTCGGAG TAGTGACGAACAGGACGACACCGTGGAAGTGAGTGAGGAAGCCCGATGCTTCATGGCCATGGTGGAGGAGACGATGGAGCTCACGTTGACGGTGTGGGACTTCCTACCGGCACCGGCACGGTGGCTGCTGGACGTTAACGCGGTGGGTCGCCGGTTACAGCGACTGCAAGCAGACAGGACTGAGTTTTTGCAGAGGTTGATTGAGGAGCACAAGGAGATGGAGAAGGGCGGTGAAGTAACACGCAGGACGTTGGTCCGGGTGCTGCTGGAACTGCAAAAGAAGGACCCCGAGGCCTGCACGGATCAGCTCATCCGCTCCTCGTGTATT AGTGCAATCGAAGCTGGGGCACTTAGTACAAGCTATACAATTGAGTGGGTGATGTCTCTCTTGCTAAACTACCCTCACGTCATGAAGAAAGCTCGCGATGAAATCGATGCATGCGTTGGGGAACCTAAACGCCTGCTGGAGGCGACTGATCTCCCCAAGTTGCCATACCTTCGATGCATCATCCTAGAGACGCTTCGGCTGTACCCAGTGGTACCACTTCTGATTCCTCGTGAATCCTCTACCGATTGCATGGTCAGTGGGTTCCATATTCCCAAAGGAACGATGCTTGTCGTGAATGCATTTGCCATCCATAGGGATCCTGGGACATGGGATGACCCAGAAACCTTCCTCCCGGAAAG GTTTGAGGATGGCAGGAACCAAGCGCAAGCGGGCAAGATGGTGGATCTGTCATTTGGCATGGGGAGACGACGGTGCCCAGCAGAGAACCTGGGGATGCAGTTGGCAGGCATTGCTTTGGGAACTATGATCCAGTGCTTCAACTGGGAACGAGTGGGCACGGAGCTAGTGGACATGGCTGAGGGCTCTGGCCTAACCATGGCAAAGAAGGTTCCTCTGGAGGCCTTCTGTCGACCTCGTGCTTCTATGCTCCATCTTCTTTCAcaaatctaa
- the LOC8082645 gene encoding monocopper oxidase-like protein SKU5 isoform X2, producing MPPLLLLLLLAAALALAPAPARSGDPYAYYDWEVSYVSAQPLGVKQKVIGINGQFPGPPLNVTTNWNVVVNVRNALDEPLLLTWNGVQQRKTAWQDGVLGTNCAIPAGWNWTYTFQVKDQVGSFFYFPSTPLHRAAGGYGAITINNRDVIPIPFGFPDGDITLFIGDWYNRGHRELRRALDGGTLLGAPDGVLVNGFGPYQYNQSVVPPGIVYERINVEPGKTYRFRVHNVGVSTSLNFRIQNHNLLLVETEGSYTSQQNYTNLDIHVSQSYSFLVTMDQNASTDYYVVASARFVDAAVVDKLTGVAILHYSNSQGPASGPLPDPPNDQYDTAFSINQARSIRWNVTASGARPNPQGSFHYGDITVTDVYLLQSRAPELIDGKLRSTLNEISYIAPSTPLVLAQIFNVPGVFKLDFPNHPMNRLPKVDTSIINGTYKGFMEIIFQNNATNVQSYHLDGYAFFVVGMDYGLWTENSRGTYNKWDGVARSTIQVFPGAWTAILVFLDNAGIWNLRVQNLDTWYLGQEVYINVVNPEDNSSTIPDNAIFCGALSSLQKFAGRDPRGEKRMFRARYWVSRLDCLFDNSHWTGDQQVLRKRKTELGGTFSVASLIIFTGLLTVLLYQAIKRRSLEMHRVKPANAPDLLSFVNDLEFHITTVSSMSCTQAVAPLTVAMGTPGFMDFRVVPLPALFNYSCTNTSQGPSITLRCNGCRVPPRDHYVSWQFVDLPGQPATAVGFQFNLTARQHGNNQHMSFVSGTMNSDGYADDGKLKTFRGRDSNVLKIQLFPQIYNNLGNLRLLQPLVQDFTQGSTFSDVGSLNSSLQNPRDGVVNTTLYISYLSDYIVEISKESVVGPVSVLASIGGLYAFSVAICLCLMAQCEARIKKLHDEDTRMLKILSKRRAQRNWDKVRKFVMYTWGLSSLDPSDRTGKQPKGSMMDSLHMRRDPVREGI from the exons ATGCCACCGCTGCTCTTGCTGCTCCTGTTGGCTGcggcgctggcgctggcgccggcgccggcgcggtcGGGGGACCCGTACGCCTACTACGACTGGGAGGTCTCCTACGTCTCCGCGCAGCCCCTCGGCGTCAAGCAGAAG GTGATTGGCATCAACGGCCAGTTCCCGGGCCCTCCCCTGAACGTGACCACCAACTGGAACGTGGTGGTGAACGTCCGCAACGCGCTGGACGAGCCGCTGCTGCTCACCTGGAACGGCGTGCAGCAGCGCAAGACGGCGTGGCAGGACGGCGTGCTCGGCACCAACTGCGCCATCCCCGCCGGCTGGAACTGGACCTACACGTTCCAGGTCAAGGACCAGGTCGGCAGCTTCTTCTACTTCCCCTCCACGCCGCTGCACCGCGCCGCCGGGGGCTACGGCGCCATCACCATCAACAACCGCGACGTCATACCCATCCCCTTCGGCTTTCCCGACGGGGACATCACGCTCTTCATTGGTGACTGGTATAACCGTGGCCACAGGGAGCTCAGGAGAGCGCTCGACGGGGGCACCCTACTGGGCGCCCCTGACGGCGTGCTCGTCAATGGATTCGGACCCTACCAGTACAACCAATCCGTGGTTCCACCAGGGATTGTCTATGAGAGGATCAATGTCGAGCCAG GGAAAACTTACAGGTTTCGGGTACACAATGTTGGGGTCTCAACAAGCCTCAATTTCAGGATCCAGAACCACAACCTGCTCCTTGTTGAGACCGAAGGCTCCTACACCTCGCAGCAGAACTACACCAACTTGGACATCCATGTTAGCCAGTCCTACTCCTTCTTGGTCACCATGGACCAAAATGCCAGCACTGATTACTATGTTGTTGCCAGCGCACGCTTCGTTGATGCAGCTGTTGTGGATAAGTTAACTGGTGTTGCTATTCTCCATTACTCTAACTCCCAGGGTCCAGCCTCTGGCCCTCTTCCAGATCCCCCAAATGATCAGTATGACACAGCGTTCTCTATAAACCAAGCAAGATCCATCAG ATGGAATGTTACAGCTAGCGGTGCCCGCCCCAATCCACAGGGCTCATTCCATTATGGTGACATTACTGTGACAGATGTGTACCTGTTGCAGAGTAGAGCACCTGAGCTCATAGATGGAAAACTGCGCTCTACTCTCAATGAGATTTCTTACATCGCGCCCTCGACCCCTTTGGTACTTGCACAAATATTTAATGTCCCCGGGGTCTTCAAATTGGATTTTCCTAATCATCCTATGAACCGACTACCAAAAGTTGACACATCTATTATAAATGGCACCTATAAGGGCTTCATGGAGATTATATTCCAAAATAATGCCACAAATGTGCAGAGCTACCACTTGGATGGCTACGCATTCTTTGTCGTTGG GATGGATTATGGTTTATGGACAGAAAATAGTCGTGGCACCTATAACAAATGGGATGGTGTTGCACGCTCTACAATCCAG GTATTCCCTGGAGCTTGGACAGCTATTCTTGTGTTTCTGGACAATGCAGGCATTTGGAACTTGCGTGTTCAGAACCTTGACACCTGGTACTTGGGTCAAGAAGTGTACATAAATGTTGTTAACCCAGAGGACAACAGCAGCACTATTCCAGATAACGCAATTTTCTGTGGTGCACTCTCAAGCCTACAGAA GTTCGCCGGCCGGGACCCTCGCGGGGAGAAGAGGATGTTCCGGGCCCGGTACTGGGTCAGCCGCCTCGACTGCCTCTTCGACAACAGCCACTGGACG GGGGATCAGCAAGTACTAAGGAAAAGAAAAACTGAGTTGGGTGGCACATTTTCAGTTGCTAGCTTGATCATCTTCACTGGATTATTGACTGT GCTCTTGTATCAAGCGATCAAAAGGCGCAGCCTTGAGATGCATCGAGTCAAGCCAGCCAACGCTCCGGACCTGCTGTCTTTCGTGAACGATCTTGAATTCCACATCACAACCGTCTCCAGCATGTCCTGCACTCAAGCAGTTGCTCCTTTGACGGTAGCAATGGGGACACCCGGGTTCATGGACTTCAGGGTGGTTCCCCTGCCAGCACTGTTCAACTACAGCTGCACAAACACGAGCCAGGGGCCATCCATTACGCTCAGGTGCAATGGATGCCGGGTCCCTCCGAGAGACCACTACGTGTCCTGGCAATTTGTCGACCTGCCAGGGCAGCCAGCAACCGCTGTTGGTTTCCAGTTCAACCTGACCGCAAGGCAACATGGCAACAATCAGCACATGAGCTTTGTGAGTGGTACGATGAACTCTGACGGTTACGCTGATGATGGCAAGTTGAAGACGTTTAGGGGAAGAGATTCCAATGTTCTGAAGATCCAGCTGTTCCCTCAGATATACAACAATCTTGGTAACCTGAGGCTCTTGCAGCCACTGGTTCAGGACTTCACTCAAGGATCTACATTTTCTGATGTTGGCAGCTTGAATTCATCTCTGCAGAACCCCAGGGATGGAGTGGTGAATACTACTCTTTACATAAGTTATCTCTCAGACTACATTGTGGAGATCAGCAAAGAGAGTGTAGTAGGACCAG TTAGTGTACTCGCAAGTATTGGTGGCCTTTATGCCTTCAGTGTGGCAATTTGTCTCTGCCTCATGGCTCAA TGTGAAGCAAGGATAAAGAAGCTTCATGATGAGGATACCAGAATGCTGAAAATTCTGAGCAAACGACGAGCTCAGCGAAATTGGGACAAG GTGCGGAAGTTTGTCATGTATACCTGGGGTCTAAGCAGCCTGGACCCATCTGATAGAACTGGTAAGCAGCCTAAAGGGTCAATGATGGATTCTCTGCATATGAGAAGAGATCCAGTTAGAGAAGGAATCTAA
- the LOC8082645 gene encoding monocopper oxidase-like protein SKU5 isoform X1 yields the protein MPPLLLLLLLAAALALAPAPARSGDPYAYYDWEVSYVSAQPLGVKQKVIGINGQFPGPPLNVTTNWNVVVNVRNALDEPLLLTWNGVQQRKTAWQDGVLGTNCAIPAGWNWTYTFQVKDQVGSFFYFPSTPLHRAAGGYGAITINNRDVIPIPFGFPDGDITLFIGDWYNRGHRELRRALDGGTLLGAPDGVLVNGFGPYQYNQSVVPPGIVYERINVEPGKTYRFRVHNVGVSTSLNFRIQNHNLLLVETEGSYTSQQNYTNLDIHVSQSYSFLVTMDQNASTDYYVVASARFVDAAVVDKLTGVAILHYSNSQGPASGPLPDPPNDQYDTAFSINQARSIRWNVTASGARPNPQGSFHYGDITVTDVYLLQSRAPELIDGKLRSTLNEISYIAPSTPLVLAQIFNVPGVFKLDFPNHPMNRLPKVDTSIINGTYKGFMEIIFQNNATNVQSYHLDGYAFFVVGMDYGLWTENSRGTYNKWDGVARSTIQVFPGAWTAILVFLDNAGIWNLRVQNLDTWYLGQEVYINVVNPEDNSSTIPDNAIFCGALSSLQKEQSHRFQYSEATPVPLWGKTVSLLVLLACFALWSR from the exons ATGCCACCGCTGCTCTTGCTGCTCCTGTTGGCTGcggcgctggcgctggcgccggcgccggcgcggtcGGGGGACCCGTACGCCTACTACGACTGGGAGGTCTCCTACGTCTCCGCGCAGCCCCTCGGCGTCAAGCAGAAG GTGATTGGCATCAACGGCCAGTTCCCGGGCCCTCCCCTGAACGTGACCACCAACTGGAACGTGGTGGTGAACGTCCGCAACGCGCTGGACGAGCCGCTGCTGCTCACCTGGAACGGCGTGCAGCAGCGCAAGACGGCGTGGCAGGACGGCGTGCTCGGCACCAACTGCGCCATCCCCGCCGGCTGGAACTGGACCTACACGTTCCAGGTCAAGGACCAGGTCGGCAGCTTCTTCTACTTCCCCTCCACGCCGCTGCACCGCGCCGCCGGGGGCTACGGCGCCATCACCATCAACAACCGCGACGTCATACCCATCCCCTTCGGCTTTCCCGACGGGGACATCACGCTCTTCATTGGTGACTGGTATAACCGTGGCCACAGGGAGCTCAGGAGAGCGCTCGACGGGGGCACCCTACTGGGCGCCCCTGACGGCGTGCTCGTCAATGGATTCGGACCCTACCAGTACAACCAATCCGTGGTTCCACCAGGGATTGTCTATGAGAGGATCAATGTCGAGCCAG GGAAAACTTACAGGTTTCGGGTACACAATGTTGGGGTCTCAACAAGCCTCAATTTCAGGATCCAGAACCACAACCTGCTCCTTGTTGAGACCGAAGGCTCCTACACCTCGCAGCAGAACTACACCAACTTGGACATCCATGTTAGCCAGTCCTACTCCTTCTTGGTCACCATGGACCAAAATGCCAGCACTGATTACTATGTTGTTGCCAGCGCACGCTTCGTTGATGCAGCTGTTGTGGATAAGTTAACTGGTGTTGCTATTCTCCATTACTCTAACTCCCAGGGTCCAGCCTCTGGCCCTCTTCCAGATCCCCCAAATGATCAGTATGACACAGCGTTCTCTATAAACCAAGCAAGATCCATCAG ATGGAATGTTACAGCTAGCGGTGCCCGCCCCAATCCACAGGGCTCATTCCATTATGGTGACATTACTGTGACAGATGTGTACCTGTTGCAGAGTAGAGCACCTGAGCTCATAGATGGAAAACTGCGCTCTACTCTCAATGAGATTTCTTACATCGCGCCCTCGACCCCTTTGGTACTTGCACAAATATTTAATGTCCCCGGGGTCTTCAAATTGGATTTTCCTAATCATCCTATGAACCGACTACCAAAAGTTGACACATCTATTATAAATGGCACCTATAAGGGCTTCATGGAGATTATATTCCAAAATAATGCCACAAATGTGCAGAGCTACCACTTGGATGGCTACGCATTCTTTGTCGTTGG GATGGATTATGGTTTATGGACAGAAAATAGTCGTGGCACCTATAACAAATGGGATGGTGTTGCACGCTCTACAATCCAG GTATTCCCTGGAGCTTGGACAGCTATTCTTGTGTTTCTGGACAATGCAGGCATTTGGAACTTGCGTGTTCAGAACCTTGACACCTGGTACTTGGGTCAAGAAGTGTACATAAATGTTGTTAACCCAGAGGACAACAGCAGCACTATTCCAGATAACGCAATTTTCTGTGGTGCACTCTCAAGCCTACAGAA AGAACAATCACATAGATTCCAATACTCGGAAGCTACTCCAGTTCCACTGTGGGGGAAAACAGTTTCTCTCCTGGTTTTGTTGGCATGCTTTGCCCTTTGGTCGCGATGA